ACCCAGGTGGTAGGGACGGGAGGATGGAGGTAAGACGAGACAAGAGACATTGATAATGCAGGACAAAGACTTGTTCAAAAATGGAAAGAAGGGCATATGGacgagagacagagatggagatggatgACGTTTAACCTTCAATTATTGTTGAGCTGAATTTAGCTGCTACCAGACAACACTTTGTGTGACTCAACTAGTTTGACAAAGATGTCGATCACCTCGTGGAGTGCAGTTAACGCCaccaaaacatgttttcatatttgtgaTTCCACCAGTTCACCTAGTGTCTCCTTTATtcttgggaaaaaaaaatgtaagacTACACTAATGTGTCTGCTGTTGAGATAATCAACTCCAGGAGCTAATTCTTATGGACTCACTTAAATGCTGCTGTGAGTTTTTCCTTCACAGTTAAAAAGTGTTTGACCAGTTCCCAATTTCAAAAAATCATCTTTCCATATTTGTCAcacttaaatgattcagatcaaACTTAATGTTCTATTATACAAAATATCCAGagtaaataacaaaatgcatatttaaatagtattttcatttataaaagaaaaaaaagctgtcaaGATGGACTACAAGCTGCACAAATATGTTGCACAATATGTAAACCATTTAACCTGTTATGACTGGTAGACAGGGAGACACGGGATGGTGCGAAATTGATTAGACACCTTTCCTGTCCTAATCAAATCTTTGTTAAATCCGAAGGCAggaatataaacaaataaacaacagaataaaaagaaatttaagCTCATCAGTTGGCTGAGAGACGGCCGATTGGTCTGAATCAATTCTaatacataaaatgtattaaatttcAGGAAGCAACAGCAGAGGCAAACACTATAAACAAACGTGGCTGAACTTATGCTGTGTGTTGTCTTTCAGCAGGAGAACCTAGAAAGGAATTGAGGACATTTCACTATGTTGAGCACCTGACGTTCTGTGTGGGGTTCCATCGCTCTGAAGGCAGCTCGCCACTCTGTGGGTCGTCCACTGGTGGGTGCAAGATAGAGATACACACATCCCCGTTCTATGGACAGGAGAAGACAATGTTGAGACAATATTTTAGTTATAAGTACCTagatacagtttaaaaaaaaaaaaacaaacattgtaaGCTCTTCAACtattcattttgtcttttatgcGTTAACATTAAAACGCCTAAATCAAATCTTATACTTCTATATCCCCGGCTTAACCAACTCTAGCTCACTGTCACATTAATTATTGTTGTTCAATCAGAGAATGAGTATTTTTGTGCTGACATAAACTGTTCATTTGTCATAGTTACCTCATAAATGTTGGGATGCCACATTTTTGTGAGAAAGCGGAAAGCAGGTGGAGAGTATGGGTAGTCGACGGGAAACTTGATTCGTGCCTgagggagaaaaacacattagcaaAGTGAGAGGCAGGAGATTTATTTATACTTCTGTCATGCCAACATACAAGTCTTGATTGTTGTGTTTGGTAAAACAATTTCCACCCCTTAGGCAACAGAAGGTTATAGAGTGTAGTAGGGAAACCTACAGGTGACACTATGATACCTTAAGGTACTGCATATGATTTTAATATACAAGTAGAGTTGTTAAAAACACTACAATGTTTACTATAGACACATCCTTTCTAAAAACTATCTTACTGGGGGAAACAGGTCCCCTGGGTTAACTGAATCCAACATGTAAGTCTGTGCAATGCTGCAGAAGgaacacactcgcacacagctgctgtgcaAAGAGAGGGCCTCATCCTAAAGGCTTTTCTGCACAAAGACTTTTGACCAACTGCTGAGTTAAGACCTCTAACATCACGCTGATCagctttaaaagtaaaagaaatatatatatacacaaaggtaactatactgtatattcagatCAAGCCCTTTTGTGGTAGCCGAGCATGGAGGGAGGTGTAATATAATATGTGGAGGGAGGAGGCTCGCAGTGCATGGAGCTTAGAAAAACACCAGTGGGTGAGGGGGGCCACTGATATAAAGACAGTTACACCACCATCTACACTGATGATGGTATAACACGCAAACATCACTCACAGCATGAAGCCTTCTGCTGATACACACTGGCACACATTTGCTGACTTGCACGGTCAGCTGGTCCTCACCACAGTGACCTGATGAGCAGGAGGGAAATCGCCTGCATGGGAGCAGGGAGGTGGTGGAGTTGTagtgggaggaggaagagggggtgAGCGATTTTATTTGGAATAAAGGGGGTTGTGctctacagtatataatacTATAAGCTCTTCAGCCCTCTCTGACTGTGCTGCAGGGTTTAAACCTGTATGGCTGCATGTAGTGAAAACACTGCAAGTGTGACCTGTTTACAGTCACCAGCTTTGTTAGAGTTGTATTTCAGggtctgaagtcattgaagTATGTATCTGTACGCACAGAACAacttgaaaagaaaatcttGGATGTTAAGCATTTAACCTGATTACAGGATAGATTTGTTGtttgcagagagagaaaaaaaaaaaaaaaaaaaacagaaaatcccAGGGTCCTATTGACCCTGCCAAAAACCGGCAGCCCTTTGGAAAACAGGGTTTGAGCCAACATTGTACACATTAAAGGGTAGCAACAGTGCAACACATAGTAgccagacagagggacagaggaaaGGGCTAGGTAGGAACAGGGACAGCTGTCCACTAACTGAGAACTGGGCAAAGAAACTGTTATTTTGTAGATTTGGTAAAAATGTACTCTCTTCAAAATGAATTGAAGAGGGCTGCTCTCCAGCCATGTGAAATCTCTGTCCAGGATGTCTTTAGTTTGCAGGCACGGttacaaatatattaaaaacaagtGCAAAAGTCTCACCACCACCAAAATCAAATTCACACTGGAAAACAGACGTCTATTCATCCACTTTCCTCCAAAATGTTCTGTGgtattttagaaacaaaaagacaaccAGATATGGAAAACAAGTGTCAGTCCAACTGTGGAAAGAAAACTGAACCCTGgtgacacacagaacacaggCACATCTTAATGCCAATACATGTTAGTATAAGAATATCTCATATCTCACTGTGTggactgctgctgcagaagagAGACCTGTGCATCAGCACTTTTTCATAAAATAGCTCCATTCATAACGATTCTGTGAATCCACAAGTAACACAGGAAGCTGGGTATATGTATTAATGATAAGCATGAGCATTGATCCCTGTAAGAAGTTAAGAGCATGGTTTCACAATGCAGCTTACCATGAGGCTTTTCCTAGAACACACGGCCAAAAACTGTATGTAAAAACAAGCAATGCAAACAGTTATGATTTAGGGTTGCTAAAATAAGTTGTTTCCAAATGTGTCATAAATGATGAAGTGATAAGTCTACTTTGTGGTTTTAGCTGTGCCATGTTGGTGACTTTACTGAACAAAAGATCAGAGGGCAGAGACTTGAGTTGACACCAAACACTGAATGGGTAGAGGAAGGAGAGGACAGGCAATTTATAGAAGCGTGACGGAGCTGGCCTACACACAGACGGGCTGCTTGGTTGGGTTGTTTGCTCCATTTAGTCAGCACCAACCAGACGGAGGAGAATAACACAACAGGgtggaagaaggaaagaagagcaggacaaaaatcacatttctcttAAGTTTCCAGGGAACATCCTTACGTAAAGTAAGACTTTAGATCAAATTCCTATGTGTGTTCCTGTCCtttatttatattcacacaCTAGCCTATTCACTTTTCTCCCCACAAAACTCCACAACCTTTCTGGATCAAGCAATAACAGGTACTGGAAATGATTTGTTCCTTCAGACAGGGCAGCTCAACCAAATTCCCTGTGAGTTTCAAAGTACTAGTCCTGACATCAGTACATTTGTTATAACATGCTACCACAGGCTTGCATGTCATGCCTCGTAATTGGATTGACCACAGAATTAACAGCATCCAGAGTCAAAAGATGATTCACCTTCACCAGCTCATCAGAGAACTCGACCTGAAGAGCAGCCAATTTCCTGCTATGCACGCAAAAACAGACCCATAAAAGGCTGGGTGCATAGAatacagaatttaaaattaatttactttCTTGGATTGTgacctaaataaaaaaaaagctaatgagAGTGAGTATACCCACTCCTTGGAAAATGACTGTAAGGAAAAAGTAAACCAGGTCAATGTAAAGACCCCGAGCAGAGCAAATCATTCTGTTCTCCTAGTGCACCTCTTTACTTTCTCTATAGACCTTATCACACAATTCTCCACACACCCTCTCTACCCCCAATGACAAGGAAAAAGGTCCTTGTGTGAAGTAAATTCCacagccccacacacacactatcatgTTCATACCCAACAGGCTCCAGCCTCATTAACTCAACTCAGGAGAAGGCTGTAGGAGAGGAGAAGGGTCAAATGCTGGGGTTGTGTTCTAAATGATTATTGATTCCCAAATGACTGTAAGATTTGAAACAAAAAGCTCACACAGCCATGTGTCAGAGGTGTGATTGCCAAACTGGTGGTCCATATAGGAAGAGAACAATAACACAAGGCTGTAAGTGCAGGAGACAGTTATAAGCGTCTACTGGGGCCCCACATTCACCTCTACTCACAGCGGGCTCTCCTTTCAATGGGGCAACGCTGCAAGGAAGGGCTTTGCCTGGTCTTGATCTGGCTTTATCTGTACCCCCTCTTTTTTCCTCTACCctgctcttgtttctctgtgtcataGCCAGAGGGGGGAAACATGACGCTGGCAGCTCAGCTGGGTCTGACCCAACCAAGCAGCCCTGCAGCTGGGTTGGGCCCTTACGTCCATACCTTCCTCTCCGCTGCCCCTTGTACAAGCTTGTACATATTAGGAACCACACACAGCTGCTTAACTCACCTGAGCCTGTCAGAAACTAAAACGACAAGACAGACCTGGACTAAAACCAAAGGATAACACCTTTCTTTACCATGCCTGCCATGGCGAAAACCTTTTCACTGAGATCTAAAAGTCACGGTCACCCATCTAAAGTCCCAGATGCCTCCACAGCAGTGCAGCACAGACTGGTGTTACTACAGACACAGTATAGTTTCTGAAACATAAACAGATGGCCACATAGTTGTAACGGTAGAGCACAAACAAAGCTAGATATCAAATATTCTCAGCtgccagaaaaagaaaaactgtcgTTTACAAACTAAGTTTGTAGACCCACATATCTTtacacatgtttttgttgtttaatgagCCCAATAAGCTCATCAACGtgtcaaaaacagaaacagtaggAGCATAGATGTCTATATTAGCTCAAAAATACGGATTTTACCATCTGTACATAACCAAAGAGCAAATGACCcaattaccaaaaaaaaaaaaaaaaaaaaaaacctcagtaTTTTCTTGTCTGCAATTATCTGGTATGGATagcagagcaaaacaaaatgctttttctaACTAAATCAGAGGGGTGGTACGCTGCCTGGATTCTTTGGAAAGTACAGTAATTATGTTTGGCTTGTTAAGGAGTCACTTGAATTGAATAACAATAGTAAACACAACATGAGCCAGTCATATAGTAGATTTCATGGGCACTTTGaccatttaatgttaatatattatttaaatattaacattaattaaagtTATTGTATATTGCAGGTACTGAATAAGGAAAGTGCTAAATTATCATATTTTGAATTTACATGATGTCTTTAAGGGCAAGAAAATGTGTGATGGCATCATGGAGATgttcaaaacaaagaaaaaactgcagATTGAGCATCAAATAATCACAGGCCAGAGAGCTATAGCTAGAAAATAGACTAAATTAGAAAATGACTAAAGGAAGGAGCAACTTGACAAATGGCATGGCAAGTAACTGCAGCCCCCCCGGTTCGAGCCCAGCTGAGGACTATGCATGTGTTAGTCCCTCTCTTATCagatgtttcctgtctgtctccttaTTAGAACTATCTAATAAAGgcacaatgacaaaataaaaaaacaaaaacaaataaccaTCACAGTTTGTAAGGTTTGATGATGATTATATGACAAGTAGGCCATAAAACTATACAGTCTGGACATCAATTTTAACTGCACAgctacaatacaatacaatacagcaCATAAATATGAATGCTGTACATGTTTAAGGTTAACCTCACAGTTGATGCTAATCTGAACATCAGCAAAGTGAGATGGGATAGCACTTCAGTGCAAGTAACAAATGCCATTGTAAAGAAGGGTCAACATAATGgcaaaatgtttcagttttggtCCAAGGGCTACTGTCCAAACACCTTATAGAAGTCTGTACTGTAATGGTAGGAATCTCAGATGCTTTGCCTCATACATCTAAAGTCCTAGCTGTCTATGGTCTATGGAGCTGACTGGTCATCTGCCAGTAATCATCAGACTCTCAGAACCTGGAGCAATATGTCACAtgacaaagcagaagaaaaaacactgaagaccTTCAGCTTGTAAATTTCTCAGAACCAAAGAATAAATGTCAGCATAAGGCTGAATGTGAGACCAACAGGTCAAGGGTCAATTTTATGATGATAACTTGATACTGTTTACTCATGTATTGTTCATCCAAGAGATTATCTACTTCtcttttaatgacatttaaatatgtctCACTCCACCTTGTGCCGGCAGTCATAATGTATTCACTACATCCTTGTAGAAATTGACACACCTGACTCAGCCACGTTTTGTGTGACGTTATTAAGTGCCCTATTTCAAATGGAAAGGCAGCCTCAGCATGTCTTAACTACTTGTTTGCTTGGGTAACCTGgtgtgtatgtttctttttctttttgttagaATATGGCAAACTGGTTGGATGGAAACCCAGCACAAAACAATGAGTCACAGCCATGCGGTGGATTTCACAGGCAAGCTGCGCATTCCTGGCCCGACAAAGGAATCCAGTACACAGCACCCACACAGATACAGCGAACACCGTCTACGGTAGCCTGACTGGGGCCCTCTGTGATCACAGGCTTGACTAAGAAAAGAGGCAAAAAGTAAGGCTTTCTCAACAagtgaaatgacaaaacactgtAGAAATAGATATTGGAAACAGTGGGAGCCACTACTTATACATTACCTTTTAGTTGTTATGTTTAAGCAATGTTTAATGCTGGATTTAGTATGAGCATGTGACAAAAACCTCTTGTAAAAAGGCATCATGTACAAAGCAATAAATCCAAGTATTTTATAGGATAATTAATCATATGTACATGAAGCTTGTCAGTGCTTTGAAAAAACTGAAGTTGATTTTGACATGCACTAAATTTGAGTAATAAAGTACTAAACTGTGTGCAGGGCCATTCTGTATTTACAAAGTAGGTTAAGTTAGTTACATAGGGTAACTCCAGCTTTTagggcaaaaacaaacaagttaaCAGGTAAAATAAGTTCAGGCTGACAAATTATGAGCTGGGGAAAAAATGACACTTATCTAAAACTCGAGTGGCTCTGTTAACCACCAGTGTTTTGTGACGGaggcagaaattaaaataaagaggAACCAACACATCTTCCCTCTCAAGGGAGGAAGTAtggcatgaataaataaaatgtcttacGAGCTACTTTAAGCTAGCTAAGCTAAGTGTTGATATTTCAAAAGTAATCCACGTAACGTGGGTTGGTTTCATCGAGTTCAACTCAATATAATGCCATCTTAATTAATATTAAGCATATCCCTATCCAACCTAAGTTTGCTGGTatgtaatgataaaataaaatgatttaacgTCAATTAACTATTGTTTGATAATACAAGTCAGAGTAACAGAGCTCGATGCTGTTATGCTAACAACCTTTTGTTTCATGTTAACACTAAAGTAACTCTGTGCCACTATAACCAGCCTCCATGGATGTctattttaaagacaaacaagcCAAAGGCAAAAACTTTGAGCGGCTACTCCTGCTGCTAACCAATAATGGTGATTGAATTTAGTAAATTATAAAGTTGAACAAACTAGAGGAGACAGTTtatcacagtaaacacacaacaactgTCATGTTAGCTAAGTCAACGATGTTAACGGTTAACGTTACCTGTCGTCGTTGAAAGCGGTTACACGGAGGCTAAGGTTACATGTTAACCTGAGTAAATCACctcaataaatataattaaatcaaCCAGCTAACGAACAATGGACCGActgctagctaacgttagctactCACCTTAAAATAACCACCCTCGTAGTGAGTATTTGGGGGTCCGAATATCGCTACTTCCCAGTTGTACATGTCCGACTCGTCCACCAAAGTTATTTTGAACCCTTCGACTGGCTCATCTTGGAGACTTTTCATCTCCAGCATTAGGGCTTTTTGGGAACTGGCTACATAATGTCCATGCTGAGCCATATTCCACAATGGTTTGTATAAATATAACAGCAACCCACCACAGCTGTGACTGCGAAGAAGGACAAAGCTAACCTAGCTCGCTACAAACAATAACGCTAGCTACCAGTGGAGGAATGAAGCCGTTTCAAGCTGGAACGCGTTAACGTTGGCCTCCGTCTGTACAGATCCGAGACAGGGTCTAAAATCTGGACTGCTCTTTAACCTATTGGGTCGGAGCTGAGACACCGTCCTCTGTTGTGAACAATCCCAGGGAGCCCCAGTTATGAACAACCACCTAAACCTAGCTCCTGTTATCAAGGCGCACACTGTCTAATCGACTTCCGGCTTCAgctctgcaaagaaaaacaaaaaaacaaaacaaaacagcgcACATTTATGTTTCAAACATACTGTGGCTGCAAAAAGAAGACACGAacagacattttctttgtttatttaacagCTCGCaacttaaaatgattttaatttatgttgattgttatatacaatatattatcATTCAAGGGCTACTATTTAAAATCAcgttattgtttgttttcaggcaATTAGGTGATCATTTAGCTAGGCCAATAAATAGCCTGCTCCCTGAAACAAGGTAAAAACGTTCAGCAGATCAGCGACATAATACTTagagaatgtgttttattttgaaagtctaCACAGGAAACGCGTTTCTTTTTTTAGCCCGGTTAGCTTGGCAGTGATGCTAAGGAAAGCTAACCCCTCTCTTTTTAGAGTGCATGTAGCGGTAACGGGACTTCGGCTGAGGGACCTTTGTGTTTAAACTACCTATACATGAAACAATGCAACTAAAATCTGTGGCCTTGTGAGCTGAACTTTACTCCGCTCAGCTGTTCACTGTCAGTCAGTACGGATGTCTCGATTACTTTTGCTGCCCGGCAAGGCTTTCTGGGAACTGAAGTTCAAAGCATTACTCTACATCTACGAATGTTTACTGTGAACAAGCAATAATCTCTATCCAATATCCTTtctcagttaaaaaaataatggtaTCAATAAACGTGTGATTGTgtcctccacacacactctacCATCTGTCGTCCCTTTTTGCCATAcccagaaaatataaaacaaaacattttggcatgtgtgtttactggttcactacaaaacaaaaaactacagGAGCATcttacagcttttattttttattgggGTGGACTTTCTTTAAAGGGAATGTAGATCATTTATGGTGTCCCCTTTAAAACATATTGCATTATACAGATGGAGAATTGAGtatggagaaataaaaagacaggacctttaaaaaaaaaaaaaaaaaaaaatcagtcatATCAGAGTATATTTCAAAGTCACCAGCCAAACAGGACTCACTACAACTGAACCAATAGAGAATTAAGACA
This genomic window from Anabas testudineus chromosome 4, fAnaTes1.2, whole genome shotgun sequence contains:
- the cdc34a gene encoding cell division cycle 34 homolog (S. cerevisiae) a, translated to MAQHGHYVASSQKALMLEMKSLQDEPVEGFKITLVDESDMYNWEVAIFGPPNTHYEGGYFKARIKFPVDYPYSPPAFRFLTKMWHPNIYENGDVCISILHPPVDDPQSGELPSERWNPTQNVRTILLSVISLLNEPNTFSPANVDASVMYRKWRDSKGKDREYIEIIRKQVLATKADAERDGVKVPITLDEYCVRTQAPPTDDGSNLLYDDYYDDEELEDDDEDDDEDCCYDEDDSGTEDS